The Nitrospiria bacterium genome window below encodes:
- a CDS encoding outer membrane lipoprotein-sorting protein: MEKYKMSLLQKNRRFRAFLLITILMGWTILLIQPPIGSAALSSGKTPEEMGRYIFVTQEEMDEGFGDDEISMDMTLINAAGEQSQRRMDRLTFEMKKDGDKTLMTFQHPLDIKGTGLLTFEHIQGEDDQWLYLPALKRVKRIASKNKSGSFVGSEFSYEDLSSNEPEKYNYKYLREDIYQDQSVWVVERYPKDPNSGYTKIVTWVNQSNFQTVKQEFFDRKGSPLKIQYYNKIRQYLEKFWRPNEIIMENLQTQKKTVLKFEEWRFRQGLKESFFTKRSLERQR, from the coding sequence ATGGAGAAATATAAGATGAGCCTTTTGCAAAAGAACCGACGGTTCAGAGCGTTCTTACTGATCACCATTTTGATGGGGTGGACGATTCTGTTGATCCAACCACCCATAGGATCCGCAGCCCTTTCTTCAGGTAAAACTCCTGAGGAAATGGGAAGATACATTTTTGTGACTCAGGAGGAGATGGATGAAGGATTTGGCGATGATGAAATCAGCATGGACATGACACTGATCAATGCAGCCGGAGAACAAAGCCAGCGCAGGATGGACCGGTTGACCTTTGAAATGAAGAAGGATGGGGATAAAACACTAATGACTTTCCAGCATCCCCTGGATATTAAGGGAACAGGTTTATTAACTTTTGAGCATATTCAAGGGGAAGACGACCAATGGCTGTATCTTCCCGCCCTGAAACGGGTCAAGCGAATTGCCTCGAAAAATAAAAGCGGAAGTTTCGTGGGTTCTGAGTTTAGTTATGAGGACTTATCTTCCAATGAACCAGAGAAATATAATTACAAATATCTTCGCGAGGATATCTACCAAGATCAATCGGTTTGGGTGGTGGAGCGGTACCCGAAGGATCCCAATTCCGGTTATACCAAAATCGTTACCTGGGTCAACCAATCCAACTTTCAAACCGTCAAACAAGAATTTTTTGACCGAAAGGGATCACCTCTCAAGATTCAATATTACAATAAGATCAGACAATATTTGGAAAAATTTTGGAGGCCCAATGAAATCATTATGGAAAACCTCCAGACCCAAAAAAAGACCGTTTTAAAATTTGAAGAATGGAGATTTAGACAAGGTCTCAAAGAATCATTTTTTACCAAGCGGTCATTAGAGCGGCAGCGATAG
- a CDS encoding SDR family oxidoreductase — translation MRLKDKVAIITGGGTGIGEGIARLFAREGAKVTITGRRKDVLEKVVKDISNSGGKALAASGSVTEEQDVQQAVTSTLTAFGKIDILVNNAGNLFHGGPLHETSDQVWNETLDIFLTGTFRFKRAVIPHMLKQGGGSIINISTVLGLKAAPGFPAHAYGAAKSGVIILTKSVAIEYAKNKIRCNCICPGGVDTPGVAPMMSDPQVKAGFESMHPIGRMGNPEEIGHAAVYFASDESVWTTGSILSVDGGMAAQ, via the coding sequence ATGAGATTAAAAGATAAGGTTGCCATAATTACCGGTGGAGGAACCGGTATCGGCGAAGGGATTGCAAGGTTATTTGCAAGGGAGGGAGCGAAGGTTACCATCACCGGGCGGCGAAAAGATGTGCTGGAAAAAGTGGTCAAAGACATTTCCAATAGCGGGGGAAAAGCACTGGCCGCTTCGGGAAGTGTGACGGAGGAGCAGGATGTCCAACAGGCCGTAACGTCAACGCTTACTGCCTTCGGAAAAATCGATATTTTAGTCAATAACGCAGGTAATTTATTTCATGGAGGACCTCTCCATGAAACCTCCGATCAGGTCTGGAATGAAACCCTGGATATTTTTTTAACCGGGACTTTTCGTTTCAAGCGGGCGGTGATTCCCCATATGCTGAAACAGGGGGGTGGTTCGATTATCAATATATCCACGGTTTTGGGTCTGAAAGCCGCGCCGGGGTTTCCCGCCCATGCCTATGGGGCCGCAAAATCGGGAGTGATTATATTGACCAAAAGTGTGGCCATAGAATATGCGAAAAATAAAATCCGGTGCAATTGTATCTGTCCCGGTGGGGTGGATACCCCGGGGGTGGCGCCCATGATGAGCGATCCTCAGGTGAAAGCCGGTTTTGAATCGATGCATCCCATTGGCCGGATGGGAAATCCTGAGGAAATCGGGCACGCCGCGGTTTATTTTGCATCGGATGAATCCGTTTGGACCACCGGGAGTATTCTGTCCGTTGATGGGGGAATGGCGGCACAGTAA
- a CDS encoding TetR/AcrR family transcriptional regulator, translated as MRTAQEHSPAKEKLLEAATHLMLTKGFPATSLEEICNSAGLTKGSFFHYFENKEHLGKSVLDRYVAFMQQKIQQAPFCKKKDPLQRVYGYLDFVIELSKDPNFQNNCLLGTFSQELSSTHPQIRKLCSQYFHQWTETLKKDLDETKEKYFPKKKFNNKELAEHFIAILEGSFILGKATQDSFIVEKNVKHFKQYLKVLFKR; from the coding sequence ATGAGAACCGCACAAGAACATTCTCCTGCTAAAGAAAAACTATTGGAAGCAGCTACCCACTTAATGCTGACCAAGGGGTTTCCTGCGACCTCCTTGGAAGAGATCTGTAATTCAGCGGGTTTGACCAAGGGTAGTTTCTTCCATTACTTTGAAAATAAAGAGCATCTGGGAAAATCCGTGCTGGACCGGTATGTCGCCTTTATGCAACAGAAAATCCAGCAGGCCCCCTTTTGCAAGAAGAAGGATCCCCTTCAAAGAGTGTATGGCTATCTGGATTTTGTGATTGAGCTATCAAAGGATCCCAACTTTCAAAATAATTGTCTTTTGGGAACCTTTTCTCAGGAACTTTCCAGCACTCATCCTCAAATCCGGAAGTTATGTTCCCAATATTTCCATCAATGGACGGAGACACTTAAAAAAGATCTTGATGAAACCAAGGAAAAATATTTCCCCAAAAAGAAATTCAATAATAAGGAATTGGCCGAGCATTTTATCGCCATTCTTGAGGGATCATTTATTTTGGGAAAGGCAACCCAAGATTCTTTTATAGTTGAAAAGAACGTCAAACATTTCAAACAATATCTTAAAGTTTTATTTAAAAGGTAA